One Candidatus Binatia bacterium genomic window carries:
- a CDS encoding TonB-dependent receptor, which yields MVRPRTLLSLGVATMIVVGALFVAPDVRAGTTGQISGTVRDSKTGEPIGLASVTIPDLKRGAVTDASGNYFILNLPPGKYTVRVALLGFIPQAREGVEVIPDFNAKLDWSMESTVLKDVAEVTVKAERPLIQKDVTGTTKFLEGDQIRNQPLRGYKDAVAQQSGVVNFQARLDNPQLNGNESMNGSTLIIRGGRPNEVAYFVDGFSQQDPLTGFSTTAINNDAVSEIVVQSGGFNAEYGRINSGVVNVVTREGSDKYFGSIEGVTDNLSGSWISAPRRDNNTYALSLGGPIAPSVKMVNFYLSGERRFNRDRNPSFQTDKVAYAPQGAISTDFFENGILPANSSASWASVGKLTIKPSPLHTLKIGGTLNDEDWQQYLNSYRFDLRHAPRYEDKNRSVYGTWNQSLSDRAYYEVKANYFLTERMRGDGVAFDDLKAYARPNGNPSYDQSEALFWYGDDSPTGAHVFDDFLHRKSSYVGFAANYANQLTRSFQLKAGGDYQRHTLRYYDHYFPSQLYDANGNPDNTRDVDRYGYDALGNELNEGDTFTDTNGNGSYDVGEPFSDKNGNGLYDSPLDVPKHPKVASLYVQGKYERLGLVLNTGLRWDYLTPSTDALRSETLPLDPDATGTDSRLQATDLQKSKVYQRISPRLGVGFPVSDQTLLHVNYGKFFQQPNLQDLYVSYAFLEHKIRTGGYFVGFGNPNLKPEQTTAYELGIQHTPNDRSRVEASAYYKDVKDLVEITNIPSSPNAFSSYRNRDFATIKGLDLAYTLRRTGLVAFNASYSLSWARGTGSLSQTQRNIAWYAAETPKMSSPLAFDQRHKLSANLDFRYDKGQGPTWHGNHILENAGINILANAASGTPYTPTKVYNEVTLANTASEPSGPVDARYGPWTFQVDAKLGKTISIGHQNLDVYIWALNIFNRDNVYTVYTSSGSAVTTNWLETAEGQAFIEGNAAKYGVDGATQRYELAEQSPLLHGVPRMVRFGAKLSF from the coding sequence ATGGTTCGACCTCGGACGCTTCTGTCGTTAGGCGTCGCCACAATGATCGTGGTGGGCGCCCTTTTTGTTGCTCCGGATGTGCGAGCGGGGACCACGGGCCAGATCTCCGGCACCGTGCGGGACTCGAAGACGGGCGAGCCGATCGGGCTCGCCAGCGTCACGATCCCCGACTTGAAGCGAGGCGCCGTCACCGACGCCTCGGGGAACTACTTCATCCTCAACCTGCCGCCCGGCAAGTACACGGTCCGGGTGGCGCTGCTCGGCTTCATCCCGCAGGCGCGGGAGGGCGTGGAAGTCATTCCCGACTTCAACGCCAAGCTCGACTGGTCCATGGAATCCACGGTGCTGAAGGACGTGGCCGAGGTGACCGTGAAGGCCGAGCGGCCCCTGATCCAGAAGGACGTCACCGGCACGACGAAGTTCCTGGAAGGGGACCAGATCCGCAACCAGCCGCTCCGCGGCTACAAGGACGCGGTGGCCCAGCAGTCGGGCGTCGTGAACTTCCAGGCCCGTCTCGACAACCCGCAGCTCAACGGGAACGAGTCGATGAACGGGAGCACCCTCATCATCCGCGGCGGACGCCCGAACGAGGTGGCCTACTTCGTGGACGGCTTCTCGCAGCAGGACCCGCTCACCGGCTTCTCGACGACGGCGATCAACAACGACGCGGTCAGCGAGATCGTGGTGCAGTCGGGCGGCTTCAACGCGGAGTACGGGCGCATCAACTCCGGCGTCGTCAATGTCGTGACCCGCGAGGGCTCGGACAAGTATTTCGGCTCGATCGAGGGCGTCACCGACAACCTGTCCGGCAGCTGGATCAGCGCCCCGCGCCGGGACAACAACACCTACGCGCTCTCGCTCGGCGGCCCGATCGCGCCCAGCGTCAAGATGGTGAATTTCTACCTGTCGGGCGAGCGCCGCTTCAACCGGGACCGCAACCCCAGCTTCCAGACCGACAAGGTCGCGTACGCGCCGCAGGGAGCGATTTCCACGGACTTCTTCGAGAATGGGATCCTCCCGGCCAACTCCAGCGCCTCCTGGGCCTCGGTCGGCAAGCTCACGATCAAGCCCTCGCCGCTGCACACGCTGAAGATCGGCGGGACGCTGAACGACGAAGACTGGCAGCAGTACCTGAACAGCTATCGGTTCGACCTCCGCCATGCCCCGCGGTACGAGGACAAGAACCGCTCGGTCTACGGGACGTGGAACCAGAGCCTCTCGGACCGCGCCTACTACGAGGTGAAGGCGAACTACTTCCTTACCGAGCGCATGCGCGGCGACGGCGTGGCCTTCGACGATCTGAAGGCGTACGCCCGGCCGAACGGCAACCCGTCCTACGACCAGTCGGAAGCGCTCTTCTGGTACGGCGACGACAGCCCGACCGGCGCCCACGTATTCGACGACTTCCTCCATCGGAAGTCCTCGTACGTGGGGTTCGCCGCGAACTACGCGAACCAGCTGACGCGCTCCTTCCAGCTGAAGGCGGGCGGGGACTACCAGCGTCACACGCTCCGCTACTACGACCACTACTTCCCGTCGCAGCTGTATGACGCGAACGGGAACCCCGATAACACCCGGGACGTGGATCGCTACGGCTACGACGCGCTGGGGAACGAGCTGAACGAGGGGGACACCTTCACCGACACGAACGGCAACGGGAGCTATGACGTCGGCGAGCCCTTCAGCGACAAGAACGGGAACGGTCTCTACGACAGCCCGCTCGACGTGCCGAAGCATCCCAAGGTGGCCTCGCTCTACGTGCAAGGCAAGTACGAGCGCCTGGGCCTGGTGCTGAACACCGGCCTCCGGTGGGACTATCTCACTCCCTCGACGGATGCGCTCCGGAGCGAGACCCTTCCGCTGGATCCCGACGCGACCGGCACCGACTCGCGCCTCCAGGCGACCGATCTCCAGAAGTCGAAGGTCTATCAGCGCATCTCGCCACGGCTGGGCGTCGGCTTCCCGGTCAGCGACCAGACGCTGCTCCACGTGAACTACGGCAAGTTCTTCCAGCAGCCGAACCTCCAAGACCTCTACGTCTCCTACGCCTTCCTGGAGCACAAGATCCGGACGGGCGGTTACTTCGTCGGGTTCGGCAATCCGAACCTGAAGCCCGAGCAGACGACGGCGTACGAGCTGGGGATCCAGCACACGCCGAACGACCGCTCGCGGGTCGAGGCGTCGGCGTATTACAAGGACGTGAAGGACCTCGTCGAGATCACAAACATCCCCTCGTCTCCGAACGCGTTCTCCTCCTACCGGAATCGCGACTTCGCGACGATCAAGGGGCTCGACCTGGCGTACACCCTGCGGCGCACCGGCCTGGTGGCGTTCAACGCTTCGTACAGCTTGAGCTGGGCGCGCGGCACGGGATCGCTGTCGCAGACGCAGCGCAACATCGCCTGGTACGCGGCCGAGACGCCGAAGATGTCCTCGCCCCTCGCGTTCGATCAGCGGCACAAGCTCTCGGCGAACCTGGATTTCCGCTATGACAAGGGACAGGGTCCGACGTGGCACGGCAACCACATCCTCGAGAACGCCGGCATCAACATCCTCGCGAACGCGGCGAGCGGCACGCCCTACACGCCCACGAAGGTCTACAACGAGGTGACCCTGGCCAACACGGCGAGCGAGCCGAGCGGTCCGGTGGACGCGCGGTACGGCCCGTGGACGTTCCAGGTCGACGCCAAGCTGGGCAAGACGATCTCGATCGGGCACCAGAATCTGGACGTCTACATCTGGGCGCTCAACATCTTCAATCGGGACAACGTCTACACCGTCTACACCTCTTCCGGCTCGGCCGTCACGACCAACTGGCTGGAGACGGCGGAAGGGCAGGCCTTCATCGAGGGCAACGCCGCCAAATACGGCGTCGATGGAGCCACCCAGCGCTATGAGCTGGCCGAGCAGTCGCCCCTGCTGCACGGGGTGCCCCGGATGGTGCGATTCGGCGCCAAGCTGAGCTTCTGA
- a CDS encoding GWxTD domain-containing protein has product MRSSCSADPRHVAAGLLAALALASPPALPGLGPARAGAQYPNPSPPTQPETPVPGTSGDRPRFSVDGTVEPGDAGVPLVRLDYRLARSELLFERRPGGYHASYEVSVVFYKEKGGRQVTGDTFVRDLDVKTYAETRPIGNDIIDHVDLPAPPDKYEVQVAIRDLVAERTSATRIDLEVQKQAAGPVAFTDLSFGNVKPGALPGSDLRAALVPNPARRYSEDVATLAVFGEVVDSRPAAAADPGYQIQYRILNDQQERILEKDTTLARAGTRTAFLLRPPTAALVPGSYRFLVELKAPILPQPGGKRQPIRREKSFEVVQSVASIVADPKTTLEILTYIITDPAEKKEMDAAKTPEQLQSFWEGFWKRRDPTPETPENEAMSEFYRRIAYANQHFSVGVPGWKVDMGKVYIKYGQPDEVVRSPFSIDKHPEEIWYYYQQRKTFYFVDRYDFGLYYLDFRSSPL; this is encoded by the coding sequence GCCGGAGCGCAGTACCCGAATCCGAGCCCGCCGACGCAGCCCGAGACGCCCGTGCCCGGAACCAGCGGCGACCGGCCGCGCTTCTCCGTGGACGGAACCGTGGAGCCGGGGGACGCTGGGGTCCCCCTGGTTCGGCTGGACTATCGGCTGGCGCGCTCGGAGCTCCTTTTCGAGCGCCGGCCGGGCGGTTATCACGCCTCGTATGAGGTCAGCGTCGTCTTCTATAAGGAGAAGGGCGGCCGCCAGGTCACCGGCGACACCTTCGTGCGCGACCTCGACGTGAAGACCTATGCCGAGACGCGCCCGATCGGAAACGACATCATCGACCACGTCGACCTCCCCGCGCCGCCCGACAAGTACGAGGTGCAGGTGGCGATCCGCGACCTGGTGGCCGAGCGCACCTCGGCCACGCGCATCGATCTCGAGGTCCAGAAGCAGGCTGCCGGACCCGTCGCGTTCACCGACCTTTCCTTTGGAAACGTGAAGCCGGGGGCCCTCCCGGGGAGCGACCTGCGGGCCGCGCTCGTCCCGAATCCGGCGCGACGCTACAGCGAGGATGTGGCCACCCTGGCCGTGTTCGGCGAGGTCGTGGACTCCCGGCCGGCGGCGGCCGCCGATCCGGGCTACCAGATCCAGTACCGCATCCTCAACGATCAGCAGGAGCGCATCTTGGAGAAGGACACGACCCTCGCGCGCGCGGGGACGCGCACCGCGTTCCTGCTGCGTCCTCCCACGGCCGCGCTCGTTCCCGGAAGCTACCGGTTCCTGGTGGAGCTCAAGGCGCCGATCCTCCCGCAGCCGGGGGGCAAGCGCCAGCCGATCCGCCGGGAGAAGTCGTTCGAGGTCGTGCAATCGGTGGCCAGCATCGTGGCCGATCCGAAGACCACCCTGGAGATCCTCACCTACATCATCACGGATCCGGCCGAGAAGAAGGAGATGGACGCGGCCAAGACCCCAGAGCAGCTGCAGTCTTTCTGGGAGGGGTTCTGGAAGCGGCGCGACCCCACTCCCGAAACGCCGGAAAACGAGGCGATGAGCGAGTTCTATCGCCGGATCGCCTACGCCAATCAACACTTCAGCGTGGGGGTTCCCGGCTGGAAGGTCGACATGGGGAAGGTCTACATCAAGTACGGCCAGCCGGACGAGGTCGTGCGGAGTCCGTTCTCCATCGACAAGCACCCCGAGGAGATCTGGTACTACTACCAACAGCGGAAGACCTTCTACTTCGTCGATCGATACGACTTCGGCCTCTACTACCTGGATTTCCGTTCCTCGCCGCTCTAG